GGTCTTGCGTGACAGCAGGGggttgtgcagcctgggctgaggTCTGGCCTTGATTGTGatgctccctcagcccctcatAGTCACTGGGGCAACTGGTCCCATGCTGGGCATGGGgtctccagcactgccagagtCTGCGCTGGCCCCAGCCCCACCATCGCCCAGGCACAGGTTGTCCTCTGCTGCAGATCCACACCTTTTGGGTGGACACAAAGAACTACGTGGAGCACACACGGAAATGGTACGCGGAAACCATTCCCTTCCCCCTGAACTTCTTCCTGCCCAACTGCATGCACAAGCAGCACCTGGAACGGCTGCAGCTCATGTGGGGAGACAGCTACATGGAGgatgaggagaagctggagaaggaggtgAGAGGAGGCAATCTGGGCACAGTGTGTCCTTTAGAGGGTGCCCAGTGGGATCCATGCAAGGCCAAAATCTTCACAGCAGTCCAGGATTCACTCTGGCTCGACACCCCCTTCCCACTCCACATAGCACTGAGGTCTGCCATGTGGGCCGGGTGGGTGACAGCCCTCTGtcctccttctccagctctACCGGGATGCTCGGGAATGCCTGACACTCCTGTCCCAGCGCCTTGGCTCCCAGAAGTTTTTCTTCGGTGACTCGTAGGTGGCTATAGGGGGCAGGAGCTTCAGGGCCCGAGAGCCCCTTGCACCCAGGCAGGACCGAGACCCTACGTCTTGCTGCCCAGCCATGGGACAGGATCATCCTGCTCCCCTTGCTCTCACTTCAGGGGCTGGAAGCAGAGAGCCCTCCCAAGGAGCCACTGGAGTGCAAGGGGCTGTGGGTGGCTGATGTGTCTGATTGGCTTTGGGTGggaatggagggagggatggtAGCACAGTGGCAGGTCTCTGTGCTCCAGGCCGGCCTCCCTCGACGCCTTCGTCTTCAGCCGCCTGGCGCCGCTCCTGAAGGCAAAGCTGCCCAACGGgaaactgcagcagcacctgaagTCCCTACAGAACCTGTGCAACTACTGCACTTCCATCCTCAGCCTCTACTTCCCCTGGGATGGAGGTGAGATGTGTTCCCTCCCGCTTGGCCAGGGGGGCTCAGGATGACCCATCCCCTCCTCACACCCCGGCTCTGCCCCCCCTAGGTGAGCCCCTGGCCAGTGCCCCGCGGGCTGCAGGTGCCGACGGAGGTGAGACAGAGGAGGACCCCCACAAATGGCGCAGCCAGCTGCTGTcggtgctggtggggctggcgGCCATGCTGGGCTACGCCTTCCTGAGTGGCATCGTGTCCATCCAGCGCGGCAGCGCAGGGCCGGCTGGCCGCCAGCCCATCACCctagaggaggaggaagaggaggaggaggagtgagGAAGACCTGCTTGGTTGTTTCTCGTCCAGTCCCTGGAACTGACTTTTTACACTGGGAGCAGTGGGCAGGCTCCCACTGGGAGCCTGGCGGTGTTACTCCCTGTGGGTGCCCTACTCTACGTCCTGCTGGGACTGTCCATGGCCGTGTTCATGGGGAGCACACCTGCCATGACAATAAACCCCCCCATCTCTCTACCTGCACCCTCTTGTCCTCCCAGCAAGCTTAGTGCCCTTCCCAGTGTCCCAAGTTGCACAGGCTGGAGTGGGCACCAATGCACTGCCCCGATGCCTGCCCCAGTACCACAAcatccttcctgcagctctgccctcgTCCCTAGCCTTGGGGCTCTCTGAGGATGAGAAGACCTGTGGTCTTTAGGTTCCTACAACTTCTGTGGCTGTCTCAGCAGCATCCTCCAGCCTTTCTCTGGCAGTTGTGGGGCTGAGCCCTCTGCCACAGCATCCCTGACCTctggctgctgggcagagcagtggGTCCCATGGGGATGGTCCTCCTGGCCAAGCTGCTTCTAGCTTGGCTTCCCCAAGagccaggacacagctgggacatggtcccagcccagctgcctgctgcagcaggctccagggaggctCAGCTCCTTGGCAGGATGTGACCAGGGCTGGAGGACAcaagctccctgctgccagaaAGAGGCTGGGGCCCAGTTCCTGGcgctggctgctgctgcagccggGATCCCTCCAGCACTGACAGCCCAGTGCATTTCTCATCCCTGCCAATAGTGGGGAGTTCCTTGCCACTGGCACTGCCAAAAGCACATCCTGTGGTCAGAGTGGCTCTaggggctgcagaggggggCTGGGAGTGGCTGTCCTGGCATTGGGAGCCCCAGCAGTGCCACAGTGCTCCCTTGGGACACCCCATGTGGGGCTGGGCCCCAGGACTGGCCACGCTGCTGCGGTTTCCTCTGGCCGGGGCTGGTTTAGACGCGCGCAAACGGAAAAGTGGCACCTGGCCAGGCCGGCTGGTGTGCTGGGACACACAGCCCCCTTGTTCAGCTGCCACGGCCACCAGCGTCCTGAGACCACTGCTGCGGGGTGCCCCTTGGGTGCTGGCTGTGCCTGGTGGCCCTGGGCTGGTTTCTTGGGACACGGCACGTGTCCCTGCAGGGGTGCAATGGGCACGTGCCGGGCATGGAGCCGCAGTGCTGTTGCCGCTGTGCCGGGGCCGGCTGTGGAGCCTCCCCCACACTGGCCCGGTTCAAGGGGCCCCACTGGGAGGGGGATGACTCagtgcagccccccccccccccccatgcccACTCCCCCATAACGTCACTCGGGAAGTATGTGCCCAATGCTCCCGGATCCCATTAGCTGGGGGGGTGCTGATGGGGGTGCTCTGGCGGGAGAAACCACAGCACGCAGCCGTCAGCCCCAGCcaggaggagaagctggagctgctACCAGGGGCCTTGTGCTACATCCTGGCTGTAggtccaggctgctgctgggcccaggtccctgcccttcccaggggatgctgcagtgagcagagggGTGGGAGATGCCTTCCCTCCGGATGGTGGCTCCCTGTGGCACAGACCTTGTCCCCAGTAGGATGCCTCAGGGAGAGGTGGGATGGAGCCCACATGGTTCAGCAGGTACCTCCAGCCCCAAACCTTCCTCTTCTGGCTCCTGCCATGGTCCTGCCCACTGAGTGAGGGACGGCAGCCGGTGCACAGCAAGGTTGTAGAAAACctgtttattttatgaaaacataAAGTCTAGAAAAGAGCTGGAGTTGCAGGCCTTGGATCAAACAGGTCCCCTGGGGTGTTGCGGAGCTgtgccacagccccagccaTGGGGGTTCatcccccagccctcctccagCACCGCACACCCAGTGCCAGTACTGGTCAGAGTTGTGGCCGTGCTAGGCTGGCTGGTTCCACAGGAACGTCTGGATGGAGTCACCAGGAGCTGTGGCCTCAATGAAGCCAACCCGTGGGTCAGAGATCCCGAAGGACACATCCATGGGTGAGCTGTGGGGATGTGAGAGGGGATGCAGGTTAGAGGGGACAGCTGGGCTTCCAGCCAGGGTAAGGGGCCAAGCCACTCACTGGTTCAGGACCACCAGGACGATGGCGCCGTCAGGGCGCAGGAAAGCTGAGTGCTCCAGGTTGCACTGGCGGCACTTCTTGGAGACAGCAAGTCCCACGCGCTGTGAGCCCTCGGGGATGAACTTGCTGCAGGGACAAGCAGGACTTGAGTGTGGTGCCTGGGACAGGCCTGGAGCCAGCAGCCCCTTGCAGACCCCTCTGGGCCCTGACCCACCTGAAGTGCCCCATGTGGTAGAACATGGGCTGCTTGTAGAAGATGTCCTTACTGCTGTCCACGATGATGGGGCTGTCCACGTAGTTCTTGCTCCAGTTGGGGCCCCCCTCCATATCCAGGGCCAGGTTCCAGTCAGTCCAGCCCGTCACGTAGTTGTTGAGGTTCTGTGGGGCAGGTGGTGGCACTGAGCTGCAGGTGTGTGCAGGGTGTGGCTGGCCCATCTGCAGTCCCCACCAAGCCCTACCGACAGGATGCTGTGGCTGTACTTGCTCCCACGGTCCCAGCCACCCAGCACCACCCTGGGCTCCCAGAAGTAGGAGCCAGTGGAGGCTTCCGTGGAGAGGAGGAAATAGTCTGGGAAGAGGTGATGGGTGATGGAGAGTGTGAGGTCGATGGGTGCCAGGAAGTCCAGGTACCAGTGGATGCCAATGCCGCTGATGTAGCTGGAGGCCACAGGGTCTTTGAGAACCTGCAAGAGAAAGGAGTCACTGCCCACACAAGAGtccagggctgggcagagtcaccatggggctgggagagctgccaTGGGTACTCACCACCTGGGCCCAGTAGGGCAGCATCACCCTCTGGTCATCCAGGATGATGAGCTGGACATTGTGGTGGGAGCTGTTGGCCAGTGCAGGGCCCAGGTCCTGTGCGATGAAGTCCCTTTGGTGCTCAGGGGAGAAGcccaggcactggaaggggTAGAAGATGATCTCACCAGCCGTGGGCTCATTCCCTGCTGTCACTGCCCAGAAGGTCAGGTTGTATTTGGCATATTCGTCCAGGAacctgggagcagggcagagcatgAGCGGCTCCATTGTGTCAGTACCAGCCCTGGGCACAGTGACCCTGGTGCCCACCACGCTGCCACAGCCCCTCACCGGATGAAGTACTTGGCCCAGGCCTGGTGGTACttgtccccagggctgcccttCAGTGTTCCCCTCCCTGTCATTGCACCATTCGTTTTCATCCAGACTGGGGAGGTCCAGGGGCTGGCGTACAGTGACACTGGCCGCTTGGCCATTGCCTGGGCTGCCTGGAGTATGGGGATCTGGGGAGAAGCAGGATGGCAGTGAGCTCTCCAGGTCTGCCCCAGCACTGGCGTCACATGCAGCAGGACAAATCCTCACCCACCTCATCACTGGGAAGGtgctccccttccccatcccatcGCATCCCACCCAGGTTGCAGCCCTAACACCTCTGGCTCACCTTCATCCTTGTGTCCTCCTTGGTCAGGTTGAAGTGCTTCATCTCAAAGTCCCCCTCCGCATCAGCGTAGGTGTAGAGGCGCACGGAGAAGTCAGTGCTGGCCATGGGGACACGCACAAGGTTGTACTCAATGCCTGGGGAAAGGGTGGGTGGTGATGGGCATCCCTGGGGTGGATTTGGGGTGTACAGCCCTCCCCACCTTCCAGCAGCCTTCTGGCCCCTCAGCACAAGTCTCAGCAGCCAGACCCTGAGCAGGGGGTGCTGGACAgaccagccccagcacccagtGGCATTGCCCTGCCCCAGACTCACCTTCCTCAGAGAAGTAGGAGCGGAGCAGGTTGTTCTGGGCATCCTGGGACAAGGACTGGATGTTGATGGCAGCCGAGTCCGTGACGGAGCCACCAAAGCCTTTCACCTTCTGGTACCGTTGCGCCGTGTCCAGGGTGAGATGGAAATCTGGGGAAGGGACAAGAAGGATCGCAGCTGCCGCACACGGACGGCTCTGCCCCCTGGTGCCATGCAGATGTCCCCGCAGGGGTACCTGGGCTCTGGGCGTTGCGCTGGAAGCTGCCCTGGCTGCGCTCCAGCCGCTTCCCGGCCTTGCTGCTCTCGTACTTGATGTAGGTGCCCGGGGCCGGCAGGACGACGGGGTCCAGCGTGTCGCAGTACGTGGCGCTGCAGACACACACCAGTGAGCCGTGTCCGAAGTCCCTGGCATCGCAGGGATGGCCACCTGCACAGGAGAGACCAGGCTGGcacagagggctgcagcaggagcttggCCCACCCCTTTGACTCGTCATGGACACCGAACCCACAGCTTTGCCACCCCGAACCACTGAGCCCTACAGGCCTCTCCTTGGGAACACTGCACCAGCACTTACCTGCTGCCCGTGATGATGCCTGTgccagcaggagccagcccaggATGCTGGCACAGCCCGTGGCGTGTCCCATGGCACCTCCGCTGCAGCGCGGCGGCAAAcgctggggctgggagaggggcagcGGTGtcagcagccagctcctctcaccccctcccagccctgcagacccAGGACAGAGACTGCCCCAGCATCACCCTGCCTGAGAGCCTCAAGGAGCACCGGCACCCCCCTGccaccctccctgctccccataACCCCAGCCCAGTGCTCACATGCTGCCAGTGCCCACGTACGGCTCTGGCAGTATTCCAGCCAGGGGTGCAACCCCTCAGCCAGGGGTGCAgcccccagctgtgctgccctgtgccCACTGGCCAGGTGTTCCCACCAcccacaccagcagctcagctcactCCCATTGCTTCCCTCGCACTCTTTCTCCCTGATcatcctgcagctgtgccaTGCCATGTCATGCCATGCTGTGCCACTCCACATGACCCCGGTGGGTCCCAAGCTGTGGCTGGGAGCAAACAACTCCACACTCCCAAGCCCTTGAGGACAGTGGGCAGGAGCAGTTTGGGGTCCAATCCGGGGCACAGAAGGGTCCCCCCTGCTCCCAacctgccccatcccacccctgaTGCTGAGCAAGGAGCTCCTTGACAAAGGCATGGGAGGAGCCACCTCCAACCTCAGGACCCAGGTGACAggctgctgcccctgggcagggggaggcagggTGGAACCGAGCCAGCTCACTGCTCCCAATGGGACCAGGCAGGTGATCCCACACCCATcacctcctgctctctgcttcagGACAATGCCCAGCCCACACCTTGGCCCTGGCCTCAGCAGGGTCCCACTGTCCAAGgccatccccatccccacagagggactgctccagagctggggtACTCACAGAAAACTCTCTCGCTGTGTCTCCACTGGGAGtggggcagtgggtgcaggaTCTTCTTGCTGGCACAGCAAGGTAGGAGGTGACGGTGTCTGGTGGAGCAGGAAAGGTGAGTTGGGAGAGGACAGCTCATGGGACTCTGCATTTGCAGAGGAGCCCGGGGATGATTATGCAATCTCATTTCAATGAGAACTTTCAACACCCACCATAGCATTTGCAAAGTTCACCTGAAACCCATACCagtgtttgggggggggggctggggggcaggatGCCCACCAGCCCCCCAGGTGCCTCCATCACCTCCAGCAAGACCCCCCGGCActgacctcccccagccccaggctcccCACCCACAGAGCACCCCGAAAGCAACCTTGTCCCCCAGGACACCCTCatgcaggggcagggctggccatGCCCACCCAAGTGTCCCTGCTGGGGTCCTGTGGCCTCCCAGCAATGCTGATTTGGCATGGCAAGAGCCACCTGCACCCCGTGCCCTGCCTTGGCCACACCAGTGAGTTTCCTGGTGTGGGCAGAGGTGCCATGGTGGGAACCTCTGCCccctgctcctcaccacccAGCAGATGGATGATAGGCACAGGGGGCTGCAGTCCTggcaccccctgccccacagcccagccccctgctgacagcagggcagggcagagcaggcagcaacaGGTTATCACCTGCACAATCAGCCCAGGTTCCACACCTGCTAATTTGGGGTCCTGCCTCAGGGCAGGCACCTGCCCAGCAGAACAAACAGGAGGGGACGGAGCCACTGGAGAGGCCCCTGAGTTCCTCTGAAGCTGCTTATGCAGCCACTTACCCAGGACCCCAGCCCCTCTTCTGAGGACCCCAGCCTCTCTCCTGTGGACTTCAGCCCCTCACCCGTGGACATCAGCTCCTCTCTCAGGGACCCCAGCCCCTTGCCCA
This sequence is a window from Apus apus isolate bApuApu2 chromosome 27, bApuApu2.pri.cur, whole genome shotgun sequence. Protein-coding genes within it:
- the MTX1 gene encoding metaxin-1 isoform X1; protein product: MAAPMELFCWAGGWGLPSVDPDCLAVLTYARFTGAPLKVHRVTSPWRSPSGRLPALKTRDEGTISKPQQIITHLRKQKYNADYDLSATQGADSLAFVSLLEEKLLPVLIHTFWVDTKNYVEHTRKWYAETIPFPLNFFLPNCMHKQHLERLQLMWGDSYMEDEEKLEKELYRDARECLTLLSQRLGSQKFFFGDSPASLDAFVFSRLAPLLKAKLPNGKLQQHLKSLQNLCNYCTSILSLYFPWDGGEPLASAPRAAGADGGETEEDPHKWRSQLLSVLVGLAAMLGYAFLSGIVSIQRGSAGPAGRQPITLEEEEEEEEE
- the LOC127394976 gene encoding lysosomal acid glucosylceramidase-like, translating into MGHATGCASILGWLLLAQASSRAAGGHPCDARDFGHGSLVCVCSATYCDTLDPVVLPAPGTYIKYESSKAGKRLERSQGSFQRNAQSPDFHLTLDTAQRYQKVKGFGGSVTDSAAINIQSLSQDAQNNLLRSYFSEEGIEYNLVRVPMASTDFSVRLYTYADAEGDFEMKHFNLTKEDTRMKIPILQAAQAMAKRPVSLYASPWTSPVWMKTNGAMTGRGTLKGSPGDKYHQAWAKYFIRFLDEYAKYNLTFWAVTAGNEPTAGEIIFYPFQCLGFSPEHQRDFIAQDLGPALANSSHHNVQLIILDDQRVMLPYWAQVVLKDPVASSYISGIGIHWYLDFLAPIDLTLSITHHLFPDYFLLSTEASTGSYFWEPRVVLGGWDRGSKYSHSILSNLNNYVTGWTDWNLALDMEGGPNWSKNYVDSPIIVDSSKDIFYKQPMFYHMGHFSKFIPEGSQRVGLAVSKKCRQCNLEHSAFLRPDGAIVLVVLNHSPMDVSFGISDPRVGFIEATAPGDSIQTFLWNQPA
- the MTX1 gene encoding metaxin-1 isoform X2, whose amino-acid sequence is MAAPMELFCWAGGWGLPSVDPDCLAVLTYARFTGAPLKVHRVTSPWRSPSGRLPALKTRDEGTISKPQQIITHLRKQKYNADYDLSATQGADSLAFVSLLEEKLLPVLHLERLQLMWGDSYMEDEEKLEKELYRDARECLTLLSQRLGSQKFFFGDSPASLDAFVFSRLAPLLKAKLPNGKLQQHLKSLQNLCNYCTSILSLYFPWDGGEPLASAPRAAGADGGETEEDPHKWRSQLLSVLVGLAAMLGYAFLSGIVSIQRGSAGPAGRQPITLEEEEEEEEE